A stretch of the Bradyrhizobium arachidis genome encodes the following:
- a CDS encoding amino acid ABC transporter permease — translation MAAITDEPRAARRPQAGNPAIRWVRANLFSSIPNGIITVVLGAVLVKALVSFVQWGIANAVWLVPGNDSSACRAVRGVGACWAVIPEKYRFILFGTYPFDEQWRPALAVLLFIALYYISTRRSWWRRELIYLWIAALAAISVLMWGGVFGLSFVSQDRWGGLPVTLILATFGLAFGFPLGILVALGRRSKLPAIRSLSVLYVELIRGVPLVSLLFMASVMFPLFMPGGFNIDKLLRAQIAIILFAGAYLAEVIRGGLQAVPRGQYEAGDALGLSYWRKHRLIILPQAIRHVIPPLVNTFIAFFKDTSLVLIIGIFDLLTTAKTAIIDPGWQQFSVEVYIFVAMIYFAFCFAMSRYSRSLEAQTTGR, via the coding sequence ATGGCCGCGATCACTGACGAACCCCGCGCCGCCCGCCGTCCGCAAGCCGGCAATCCCGCGATCCGCTGGGTTCGCGCCAATTTGTTCTCGTCGATCCCGAACGGCATCATCACGGTGGTGCTGGGCGCCGTGCTGGTGAAGGCGCTGGTGAGTTTCGTCCAATGGGGCATCGCGAACGCGGTCTGGCTCGTGCCCGGCAACGATTCCAGCGCCTGCCGCGCCGTGCGCGGGGTCGGCGCCTGCTGGGCCGTGATCCCTGAAAAGTACCGCTTCATCCTGTTCGGCACCTATCCGTTCGACGAGCAGTGGCGGCCGGCGCTGGCGGTGCTGCTGTTCATTGCACTCTACTACATCTCGACCCGCCGCTCCTGGTGGCGGCGCGAGCTGATCTATCTCTGGATCGCCGCACTGGCCGCGATCAGCGTGCTGATGTGGGGCGGCGTCTTCGGCCTGTCCTTCGTCTCGCAGGACCGCTGGGGCGGCCTGCCGGTGACGCTGATCCTCGCGACGTTTGGCCTCGCGTTCGGTTTCCCGCTGGGCATCCTCGTGGCGCTTGGCCGGCGCTCAAAACTACCCGCGATCCGTTCGCTCAGCGTGCTCTATGTCGAGCTGATCCGCGGCGTGCCGCTGGTCAGCCTCCTGTTCATGGCGAGCGTGATGTTTCCGCTGTTCATGCCGGGTGGATTCAACATCGACAAGCTGTTGCGGGCGCAGATCGCGATCATCCTGTTCGCCGGTGCCTATCTTGCCGAAGTGATCCGCGGCGGCCTCCAGGCCGTGCCGCGCGGACAATACGAGGCCGGCGACGCGCTGGGGCTGTCCTACTGGCGCAAGCACCGCCTGATCATCCTGCCGCAGGCGATCCGCCACGTCATCCCGCCGCTGGTCAACACCTTCATCGCCTTCTTCAAGGACACCAGCCTCGTCCTGATCATCGGCATCTTCGACCTGCTCACCACGGCCAAGACCGCGATCATCGATCCCGGCTGGCAGCAGTTCTCGGTCGAGGTCTATATCTTCGTCGCGATGATCTATTTCGCCTTCTGCTTCGCGATGTCGCGCTACAGCCGCAGCCTGGAGGCGCAGACGACGGGACGATGA